TAGCTTTTGGGCAGGGTGGACTATTTGTTTACAATTGGAGACATACTATGAGGCATGCTATTACAGATATTGTGAACATTTTAATTACAGATAATTAGTACTATCTACATATAAGTGATGGACTAATCCCATCACTCATTTTGAGTATTCCAGACACCTGGCTGGACCAAGATCTCTAATTTGTGGCATCATTAGATTGAAATCTTGAGCTCTAAAAGCAAAAGGGGGGCTCTTGTTTGCTTTCTGCACCAGTTCTTGAAATACATCATCCTTACATTATCAAGCTTTTTTGTGCTTCCAAAGGGACTAGAAGTTTGATCTTGTTTTAATTACTAATGGGGGCCTAGAATATATAAATCACTTCGATTGCTGCATATCCTTTAGGAACTTTAGGACTTACTTACCTAGGTATTTATAGTCTATTTTTCTCCTCAACGGGGACTCAAACAGGCTCAAAATGTTGTTtctccctctattttatccttaaaataacaaccctgtaaagtatgCTAGGCTGAAAGACAGTGACTGCCCccaagtcatccagtgagtttctgtggcagagtgaaggatttgaaccaaggtctcccagatcatagtctgacgtTCTAACCACTGTATCACACTAGCATTCTGTGTGAAGAATAACTTGATTTCAATGGCTTTTTATGCTTGGTCTAGGGAAGGCACAGCAGCATTCAGAAACATCTTTTGAATTTATAGCACAATACGTTCAATATATTGACCCAATATTGTTTGACTCCAAGTCACAGGTACTTTCCTAGATATCTGCTACTTGAGGTACTTTAACTGGAGATCCCAAGGACTGAACTGGGAACTTCCATGTCATTCTACAGAACTATGCCGCTATACCCTGTGATGTGAATCACAGGGAACATCTGTTGCTGTCAGCTTTGATCAATTTTAGGTAAGATGTTAAGATAAGAGTTCAAATCCAACAAGATGACatgcagtgaaattctaagcagttactccagtctaagcccattgagctactggagtagctctgcttaagATGTCACTGATGGAGTCTCTTCCATCCTGGGTCCAGGAAAGGTCCTTGGAATGGGAGTGATTAataccaattgccactttggggtcagaaagcaattttctccaggccagtttgtccAGGGATCCTGAAGGgtgtttttgccatcttctgggcatggagcagaggtcactggggtgtgtgatGTGGAggtagttgggaatttcctgcattgtgcagggggttggactagatgaccctggagatcccttccaactctacgattctatgatttgtATAAATGTATCATTGTAATCTTCCCTGGATTAAAACCAGAATGCTCAATGTCTttgacaagaaagaaagaagaagagccATACTTTAGCCTTCTCAGGTTTTAATCCAGGTCTGGGTCTCCACATCCATCAGATTTTCAGATAATCTGATGGATGCGGAGAGGCAAACCTTGCCTCCTTTTTCCAGTTGTCTGTGCAAGTGTGAAGAGGCTGTTAAAATGATGCTAACTCTGATGCCCATGAATCCGGCCATTCTATTTTAAGTGTTTCCTGCTCATGTGGCTCATCTTAGGCACACAATGTGGACTGTAATTAGTCTCTTAAGGTAAATAGAAACACAGTGAGATTTTGTTTGAAACCTACTACTCAAACAGAAGGAGCTACTTCTCCATAGAAACAGCACAGCCAATCATAGGAGTGTGTGGAACACGGTGTTAGCAGGATGTCAACATGCATACAAATAGCTGTTACATACAGACACAGGAATACAAACTTGCACAGAAAACATAAAAATATATGCATAATGCTGTTTTAAAACAATTGCTACCACCCTGAATCATACATCAAGTATAACATATTGCTGTCTAACAGATCTTCCCTTCCGATTTTAACTTTTCAAATGAAGTGTGTCTGAGCTTGAAGATTGCCTCCAACCTATACTCTTGAATCTAGAATTTAAGATTTGTGGAAGGAAGGCTATAATTAACTATCTGCTATTGGGAAATCACATTATATAACCCTGCCTTCATTTTACATGTTTTAGGCTAAACCCTGGCATTGAAAATAGATTCTGGGGTTGAGTCCTAGTGAACTCTGTTTTCAATTAAGCCTAAGCTTTCACAAGGTTACAGCTTTTGTGTGTACACTGGCTATTTTGAGCTTACATTGCAGTGTGTTCTTGGCATGTATGTAAAGCCCCCATTGTTGGGCAATTTGCTTTTGGAAGGACATTCTACAGTGTAAGGGTATATATGCAAAAAATAGTTGGAGCTGGCTTTAGTATGTTGctacttttaaaaatctgaattggATTCTTTAATAGTAGCGTTAGATAGAAGAATATTAGGAAATCAGTCCAATGATAGTTTCCAAGACACACATTTCCAGGCACAACTCTACCCCTCCCCTGCAAGAGGATGAAATCCATGAGGATTGCACTCCTCACCCAAGGGAGCCCCCCCATTTAGGCACATCGGTTCCTGTGGAGAAATACCCTCTGCCCTAGAGatcatatttatatttcaataatTGGGACTGCACTCTGTTTATGTTCTGGAGCCTGAGTTGCTAGTTCACAGCTGGCAAAAAGAAGAGGCAAGGGGGATGAGTCATCAGTCCTCCAAGCATCAAGTACTCCAATGCTTAGAAATGCAAATGGCTGCAGCTAGAGTGAGATGAAAGGTTTACTATCTAGTATCCCTGCTGGATTTTCACAGCTCAAAGAGAGAGGCATGAGGCCAAACTGTATCTATTCCTAGTAGGTCAGTAAGATCAGGACTGACCCCAGAGGGGAGATTATAAAATCTCAGGACATGAGGGAGAAGACATCTTGCTGTTGTTCTTGGCTCTAGCCATAAAGACTCTAGCCTTTACAAAGAGACACCATCTTGAGCAGATGTTGTGGGACAATGGAAAGAAACTAAGAGAACTAAGGTATTGGAGGGTTTTAAATGTTGCAACTTCAAGAGATACTAACTTATCCTAATGTAACATCATTTAGGTAAGTACAGAGTTAGTTTAGAGGATTTCATGCTTTCACCTTTTTTTATTCTTGCTCAGCCTGATGCTTATACAGACCATGTATACTGTTTCTTATTCATTTATTATCGATTGATTACCTGAAGCCATGGTACTTGTGCCATACCTATTTGGCCCTGCTTTCCAAAGAGTGGTAAAGGGAAGGGCAGAGATTGAGTTTACCATCTCTAAGGCACAAAAGCAAATAAGTCCCTGTGCTAGCTAGTAGGAGCAAATGGGAGGTGCAGCAACTAGGGAGAGCCTTTAAACAGCAACACAGTAAAGAGTGCCAGAAGTACAAATCTTCCCAGCAGAAGATACTCTTTCAGATTTCTTGGTGATAGTGGTTACTACCCAGAGAGAACTTGATATCCTCAGGAGTAAGGAAAAGAGGCAGACTTGGTTCTAGAGAAAGACTTGGAAGACTGGGTTATCATTATTTTTTGCAAAGATGGAGTATGTAGGAAGGAGCATGGATGaattcccacccccatcccactcTACCAAGCTGCACCATGTTTCATTCAATGATTTTCTCTCACCCTGGATGATTTCTCATAATGGAGTGAATTCGGGGGATGCTTCAAACCAAGGAACAAGATGTAGGATGAAGAAGAGTAGGAtaggggataacaacaacaacattaaatttatatactgcccttcaggacaactaaaggcccactcagagcagtttacaaagtgtgttattattatcctcacaacaatcacgctgtgaggtgggtggggctgagagagctccaaagagctgtgactgacccagctggcttcaagtggaggagtggagaatcaaacccagttctccagtttagaatcctgccactcttaaccactacaccaactgcaCCAAACGTATAGCATGGagacttatagtgcaatcctaagcagagttatttcagtctaagtcccttgaaatcaataggtttagactggagtatatctgtttagaattgcactgttacttttgtttaaaaatatacccCTACCCTCCTACCTCTACCCCTACTCCACTTTACACACGAACAGAAAGGCTGCCTATCTTTTCCCCCTACTGAGACTAATAGTATGTGTGtgatttgttttggagaaaaggcAGACTCCCTTAGTTCATTTATGTATTGGAAGATTTCAGATCCTGGTTCTTTCACATGATGAAATAATCTGATCATTCCTCATCACTAACTCACATCTCATCTCTGTGATTTTTGCTACTGGGGGAAGTGACACCTTATTctatcagtgtggtatagtgtggtatatattttaataaaaattaaaatactttTCCAATCTGTCTTCTTGGTAGATAGGCTGCCTATTGCTGAGAGAGCAATTCCAGAGTATATTCTGGactattcccacccaccccccatttctGCAACCTTTCCTACTTGCCACTGAATACAAATTGAACATTCCCCTCTGACTATTGCAGGACATGAAGGTTGGCTGGCCTGCTTAGCTATCATGGAGAGATgggcaaacagtagcttctgccCCTGCTCAACAATCGATCTGCCTACCTATTAGTAAATACTAGCAAGAGAATCTGTGCTCATATAAAATCAGGCCCCCTGTTACCAAGATAATATAATGATAGTAGGAAACCCAACTGGTGTGCACAGAAATGCAATCAATAATTCTGCTTGGTGGGCAGATATCTCACTAGGCAGATTTCTCATTGGAGAATATCCCTATCATCTGCTGACTCACTGTCCCCTTGCTGCCCCTCCTACAGCCCGAGAAATCCGAACCAGAGAGCAAGGCACCAGAAGAATTGTCAGCAAGGAAGGCTTCCATCCATTCTAAAATTTGAAAGAAATTTGTACAGAACTGGAGCATTCCCCATAGTTTTGAATGGGCATTATTTGGCATTATCTTCATTGGTAATTTTTTTGCCTACTCTTCCTTTACTGTACTGCTCCTACTGCTATCTGGACTCATGGAGGGGTCCTTTACCAAAAACAAATAGCCAATTGATTTAGGGGTGGGAGTATGACTCAATGggagaagattccaggttcaatccatggcatTTCTAGTTTAAAGGATCCAGTAGTAGATGATGAGAAAGACTTGCCTAAGACTCAATCCACAGCCTCTCAGAGGAGATGATATTGAccctgatggtctgattcaatataaggtagcttcaATATAAGGGGCTGGGGGTAGATTCAATATAAGGTGTAGGGGGCACCATGCAAAAGAGAGTAACACAGAAGAATGATGGAGAAATTAAAGCCTGGGTACTAACAGAACTGTTGACTTGGCAGATTGATATTTTGGACACTTTCTGATGATTCATTTCTGAAATTAGtttaaagagagagggggggtggggggagaaagagaaagctaTTTTCATTTAAGATAACTGTCAAAAAGAATCAACCACTTTTCATTCTTTGAACTGGTCCCTTGTCAGTTTTCTCTCTAACTTCAGAGTTAAACTCGGATACAGCAAATCTTGTCAAAATCTGAATGCAGATGCTTGGTAGCCACTTTCCCAAGACACCATCCCATATTCCTGACCTTTAGTGCTTGCGTCATTCACATCCAACCCCCATTCAGCTGCCACTGTGTCTGAAAGGCCCCTGAGTCACCCTGATTTAAGTCCCATCAATTTCAACAGGACTTTGACACAAGTAACTTCCATTGGATTGGTGCCATAATCTTGATGCATTTGTGGGGGCAGAGAAAAAAACAACCAAGTGCATATACATTGTTTGTTGCATGGATGTACATGAGCTTGCACCACCAGCCCCTTCTTCACCCCCTAGAGATGCATTGCAAAAGAACCTTGACAAATAAAAATGCATCTACAGAACTCTGTGTGTGCACTTAGACAATCTGATCATGCACACAGAGCCTACATTGCCATAGTCTGTGTGTGCATTGTCTTTTCTACAAATTATGTGAGAGGCTGGTGGCATGATCCTGCTTCTCCTTCTAGGGATGTTGACAGTCAGACACAGTCCTCAGTGTCTGTTCTAGAAATTTAATATTAACTACTTGCTGCCAGATCCTGTACTTCTTTAcctagaagtaaatcccactacaTCCAATGGGACTTACAGCCAATTTACACATTAAGTTGGTGAATCCATGATCTGAttctgtgtatgtgttatgtgccatcaagtcacctccaaccaatgatgaccctatgaatgaaagacctccaaaatgtcctatcattaatagacttgctcagatcctgcaaactggaggacatggcttcctttattgggtcaagccatctcattttaggtcttcctctttttctactaacttccacttttcctagtattattgactttttcagagagtgttgtcttctcatgatgtgaccaaagtacgatagccttagttttgccattttagtttctagggagaattcaggcttgatttgacctagaacctaggcaaacctgatcttgtcagatctcagaagctatgcagggtcagacttgattagtaattggatgggagacctccaaaggagaccagggttgcagaggcaggcaatggcaaaccacctctgttagtctcttgccttgaaaaccttaggagaaaccataagtcagctatgacatgacaGTACTTGCCACCACCATATGCTACAAATAAATACGCAAAGGGAAAAATCCATATAAGTGAAGGAAGAGTTTGGTCACCCTTGCTTCCCTTTAGATTTTCCTCCCACTACTCTACTTTATAGGAATCGACCCTGTTTGGGACTTACAACCATCAGGGTAAAGGATATCCCTAAACTCATTGTTATCAGAGACAAAGATTCTCATTCTCACTAGGTCCAGGTAGAGTTGCTTCATGGTGCCACCAACTGGACAGCACCAACTGCTGAAATCAATGATCTTAaggtggagtaactctgctcaggacagTGATGATAAAGTGCTGGTTCTTTCCTTTTTCTAGCCCATctagagagtcagtgtggtgtagtggagaGAGTGTCAGCCTAGAATCTGGGCAATTCACGCttggatccccactctgccagggaagtttGCCGGGTGTCCTGGGGCCAGTCAGCATAATTTCTCTCAAAGgatcattgtgaagataaaacagaagagaagagaacaacataagctgctttgggtcacgaTTAAGGAGCAATGAAGAGTTGTATTGTGATAACAAGGGGTATTACACATGGAGATTGATCACTCTGAATGGCATTTTAGTTCTGGAAGAGTACAGTCTCTTCTATGTTTGTGCTCTTCTTCACAGTTCTATGCAGTAGTAGCCAGTGATTTTACTTACTCGGGCTTTTAGCAAAAGCTTGTGGGAAAAGCTTGCTCACCTTTACTTACTGTTGATGAGTCATTTCAAGGTGATTCCATCTGGTATCCCATCTGTATGACACTGCTGAAAGGAAAGATAATGAGGATGATAACACGAGAAGGAAAGGATGTATTATTTCTGCCCAAGCCTCTGGACTCTTTTCGGGTTTTGCAGGGTTTGGGAGGTAACTATGAGTATGAGGTGATTATATGAATTTATGGTGACTGTATGAAAAAGAGTAGACATGAATCTACTGGCATTCATCCAGAAATTCATCATAAATTCTGGTTCCAAAGCTGCACCTCACTGCATGAACAAGTACTGCACAGTTACCGTATTTATCTGAAAGGAAGATGGCACCCTGGGGAGAAAAGTCGACTCTTCCTTTCAGGTATAGTTTCTGTGCTTTGGGGAATGCTCAGATACTGAATAGTAGCCATGGATGTGCCTGAAGTACACCAAGCTGATCTGGGTAAACAGTCTGCTCTGATGCTGCCCTGGGACTAGAGTTGATAGATACAGTCACCCAAACTGAGCTTATCTACATTTTCTGTGTTTGAGTTTGGTCACATTTGAAAAAGAACTGAATATTTCAGAAACAAATGAACTATGTTGGATTTCCCTGCTACTAAATGCTACTATTTAAAGTAGCATTTCTACTATTCACAGTCTTCAAGTGTaagcacttggggaggggggggattttAGGTTAATGTAATATGTGGATTTGGTATGGTTCAATTATTCAAAACATGCAAAGGCAGATAGACTTCCTATTGAAATTGGAATTCTCAGTTTTAGATTTTTaagtctccattttttaaaatagaatatTTTGGATTCAGAAATGCTCACCTTGTAGAGTTTAGTTGActttttaccaccaccaccaccaccaccaccactactactactactactactactactactactactactactactaggagTACCTTGGTGCAGTgggaagctgcagtactgcagcccaagctctgctcacgacctgagttcgatcttggcagaagctgggttcaggtagccggctcaagattgacttagccttccatccttctgaggtcagtaaaatgagtacccagtttcctgggggtaaagtgtagatgactggggaagacaatggcaaatcaccctttaacaaaaagtctgccaagaaaacatcgtgacgcgatgtcccccatgggtcactaatgaTTCGGTAGTTGCACAGGgaactacttttacctttttacctactactactactactgctactactactactactactactactactactactactactactactacatcatcatcatcatcatcaacatcatcatcatcatcatcatcatgtgccTTTCCCAAGTCTGAACCAAGTCACTgaatttaaaatgtcttattattAGGGAGAGGAGAACTATTCATGACACCCTAAGCTCTTTGTAGAAAGGTCAGTATAGACAGATAAAAAAAtagtgcaaataaaataaatgctctACAGTGGTTAATGTTTATAATTTCACATACACCCAGGAATGGACCAGCAAAGTAACGGACTTCTGAAATAAGGGGAGTAAACAAGGCTAGTAACATACCGTTTTTATGTTTTCTTAATTATACAGTATAGATAAATTGCTCTCCTGAAAGAGTAATTTTACAACGCAGTACAATACAGTACTGTACAATACAGTACAGATTTACAATAGAATACAAATACAGACAAATCTGAAACAATTAATTTTCTGTTATTGCTTGCATTGCTTTATAATACAGAGGGTTTTTACCAATTGAACTAGACCTTCAGCTATAAAATAATTACTCTTCTTCTCCTTACAGTTTCTGCTTTGTGGAGCATGTGGAATTCTATGTGCCAAAAAAAAATCAGGACTTGTTGTAAGTTTTCACATAACTTCTAATATATATCGGCCAGTAAAATTCAAACTGTATTTTGAACTCTTTACAGCTAGATCATCAATATTACCTTCACAATAGTGGTAGGAAGTACATTTCTACTAGCGTACCTTCACAGTGAGTTCAGGAACTAGGTAGGGCAGGCTAAGCAGTCTGCACTGGTCCCACTGAAATCCCTTTTGACCATGTGGAATGGTGGTGAACCAGTGCAGACTGAATTCTTTCTTTCCTTGTGGAACCAGTAGTATTAACTGCACAAATGATACACCCTCTCCCCAAATAGCCTAATTCTAATGAAGCCAACATGGCTATACCTCTTTGCCTTTACTTTCCACCAATTATCACATTGGTTTCCATTGGTACCCCTAGCCTTCCCCCCAGCAAAGGAGCTGCCCTTAATTACTTCCACCATTGAAACAATCCCATTCAAGATATTTTACCAAACTTAGAGAATCTCTAATCATACCCAGTTCAAACCAAATACCTATATGAAATCTTGATTGATACATACAATTATGGGGGAGAGGACTATACCTCTATATTTAGAACTTAATGCTCAAAACAGTTATTGTTTGACCTTGGGCAGGTCACTAAGTGTCCAAGTGACCAAGCTACAGTGATCGACCTGTGGTGGTCCAATATGGTGACACAGCTGATAGGTCTATGAAACAATTAGTATCTTCTTTTACATTATTCATATGTGTCTTCTTTCATTGACATCTCTATTCTTTCTCCTGCAAATGACCTCGTGCTAATGGGATCTTTGTTGTCTCTTACCAGATGATCCTTTTTTCAGCCTGCTGTATCTGTGGACTCATTGGAGGAATATTAAACTTTCAGTTCCTTCGTGCACTGACAAAGAAATCTCCCGCTCTCTATTCATTGCATCTTACATCTATGTCCCTGGCATGCATTGGGATTGGGGGCTGTACCCTTTCATCATGGCTCACTTGCCGGCTTGCCAGCTATGAGCAAAGGCGAATGTTTTCTGAAAGAGAGCattcactgcatcactcccatGAAATGGCTGAGAAAGTAAGTTGGGAATATTTTCTGATTTGTTGTGTTTCTCCTCAAACAACTCAGTGTTCTAATatattccagtggcagtgggagaaTTGTTTTCGGCAATGT
Above is a window of Eublepharis macularius isolate TG4126 chromosome 11, MPM_Emac_v1.0, whole genome shotgun sequence DNA encoding:
- the TMEM196 gene encoding transmembrane protein 196 isoform X3; translation: MCTSSHIIGSLLVLSALEIGLGVSSVAVGAVSFSLVLAERKPQLGDSSPFLLCGACGILCAKKKSGLVMILFSACCICGLIGGILNFQFLRALTKKSPALYSLHLTSMSLACIGIGGCTLSSWLTCRLASYEQRRMFSEREHSLHHSHEMAEKEMTDNVSNGGPHLIYNGRAY
- the TMEM196 gene encoding transmembrane protein 196 isoform X2, coding for MCTSSHIIGSLLVLSALEIGLGVSSVAVGAVSFSLVLAERKPQLGDSSPVWSGVCFLLCGACGILCAKKKSGLVMILFSACCICGLIGGILNFQFLRALTKKSPALYSLHLTSMSLACIGIGGCTLSSWLTCRLASYEQRRMFSEREHSLHHSHEMAEKEMTDNVSNGGPHLIYNGRAY